DNA from Eucalyptus grandis isolate ANBG69807.140 chromosome 5, ASM1654582v1, whole genome shotgun sequence:
GCTCTTCCCACTTCGTCGATACAGTGACTTAATACAACAGTACTCAAGCTCAAGCTGCAATATACAAAAGTCAACATGAGGAATTTTCGTAAACAGATTTACTAACACAAGGCTAAATATAACACACCGCGACAGAAGATTTAGGACAAGTTTTCCCAAACTTCAAAAAGCAGCTAGGGACTCCGAAAGTCCTTTCGTTAGAAAGCTTTAACGTTtgctaaaattattttaaagctCTTTGAGCCCAAGGCCTACCTTTTCGAAGTGCAAAGTCCAAGGCAACTACCTACCTGCTTACAGCAAAGAACTTTGAAAGTTCAGAGCTGCCTTTTCAAAGTTCTCCCACACTTGCTGTAGAGTCAAGCATTTTGGCATTCTTCATGCATAAAGAGACAatacaaaaacagaaaaaagaaaagaagagaatcttCAATTAGACAGACGCCAAAAGAGATGGGGTAGGCACAACACTAAACTTCACTTGGATCACTGATCAGCAGTCAACCAACGATGCACTTGAGCTTCTCTTTTCTCATGACatgtaatatttttatatattgccTATGGAACTTGCAGATGGTGCTATAACCCAgcattaaaattaaatttctacCTCAATGAAGCCTGCACAAATGAAAAGGTCCCGAACAATCTCTAAGGAGAAAAAGTAAGATCGAGTTGCATCTGATCTCATGTACTCTCGGAACCCCACTCGTTTTCCCGATTCAAATCGAAGCATAGTCATGTCATAAAGGCCTGAAATCATTGCACCCAGACATGTTGAAGTTAATAATAGAACTCCACCATGACTTACAatcaaattcaagaaacaaaCGATATACAAATCAATATCAACCGAAGACACAATAATTTAACGCTGCATAGGTATGTCCCTTACCATAGTCTCTGAATAATAGCAATCCACCAGGCTTTAGAACACAGAAGCACTCAGCAAGGGCCTTTGGCATCATTTGAAATGGTATGGCGGATAGAGTGAATATCTACAAGACACAGAACGAAATCAGCCAGTGACTTTCATTACATGTGAAATGGTTTATTCAATGAGATGACAAATGGAGGATGCCAATGTAAGCATCGATCAAAATCCATAATGCCATTTTATTGCCACATACGGTGACCGAAATGTGCAAATGTTTGAACAATTAAGTTCAGCATCTTTATCGCAATATGGAAATTCAAATGGTACTTTTTTGCACAGACTAGCATATGAGATTAAATCAAATCCTCCACGAGACATCATGCAACCACTGCGAATGTTTGGAAAGTTTTGATATCCCTccctgaaaaggaaaaataaaataaaattgtgcaGGAAAGTATGCGTACCAAGGTAATGAAGTCCACACCTCCGAGACAAGAGCTATCTTTGGACATATCTAAACCCCTCAAGGGCAATTCAACTTTCTCTTCACCTTCTGAACAGGAAAAAAGTTAAATTACATTTTGCATCTCTATTTCAAGTTCTAAACAAATGGTAGGAACTTAGACGACTAAGAAACCACCAAAACCTGAAGAGCAACAATGCTGGTGCAGAGAAGTCTCTCGACAGGGACCGCAAGCCAACCACATTGGGAAACCATGGAGAGCGAAGTCACAAAGGAACGGATAAAAGCGACGCTCGATCGAGGCCACATTCGACGCGTCGAGCATCTCCTTCACGTACTCAAGAGCTTCGCCGCTACAATCACAAGCATACACGACGACATCCTCATTCCCACTACAAGAACAGCACAATCTACATGTCATAATCATGGCATCCCCATTTCTAAGTCCTAAAAATCGCAACTTAAATCATCACACACGGGAGCAATTCACCGTGTCAAAAGGAAGGAAGGTCGGGTCAGAAAACCGAATCGAAATTTTACCGCAAAA
Protein-coding regions in this window:
- the LOC104430620 gene encoding tRNA N(3)-methylcytidine methyltransferase METTL6 isoform X3 gives rise to the protein MSQAEAEYFSKDFDWDDLRNDVESDPSLRHHLLPFPPPAAAPAPPPPPDVAAAWGGFHARHHTGKFFKERRYLLKEFPELVSREKENPRVLEVGCGNGSTVLPILRGNEDVVVYACDCSGEALEYVKEMLDASNVASIERRFYPFLCDFALHGFPMWLACGPCRETSLHQHCCSSGEEKVELPLRGLDMSKDSSCLGGVDFITLIFTLSAIPFQMMPKALAECFCVLKPGGLLLFRDYGLYDMTMLRFESGKRVGFREYMRSDATRSYFFSLEIVRDLFICAGFIELELEYCCIKSLYRRSGKSMCRVWVHGKFQKPE
- the LOC104430620 gene encoding tRNA N(3)-methylcytidine methyltransferase METTL6 isoform X2 — translated: MSQAEAEYFSKDFDWDDLRNDVESDPSLRHHLLPFPPPAAAPAPPPPPDVAAAWGGFHARHHTGKFFKERRYLLKEFPELVSREKENPRVLEVGCGNGSTVLPILRGNEDVVVYACDCSGEALEYVKEMLDASNVASIERRFYPFLCDFALHGFPMWLACGPCRETSLHQHCCSSEGEEKVELPLRGLDMSKDSSCLGGVDFITLIFTLSAIPFQMMPKALAECFCVLKPGGLLLFRDYGLYDMTMLRFESGKRVGFREYMRSDATRSYFFSLEIVRDLFICAGFIELELEYCCIKSLYRRSGKSMCRVWVHGKFQKPE
- the LOC104430620 gene encoding tRNA N(3)-methylcytidine methyltransferase METTL6 isoform X1, coding for MSQAEAEYFSKDFDWDDLRNDVESDPSLRHHLLPFPPPAAAPAPPPPPDVAAAWGGFHARHHTGKFFKERRYLLKEFPELVSREKENPRVLEVGCGNGSTVLPILRGNEDVVVYACDCSGEALEYVKEMLDASNVASIERRFYPFLCDFALHGFPMWLACGPCRETSLHQHCCSSGFGEEKVELPLRGLDMSKDSSCLGGVDFITLIFTLSAIPFQMMPKALAECFCVLKPGGLLLFRDYGLYDMTMLRFESGKRVGFREYMRSDATRSYFFSLEIVRDLFICAGFIELELEYCCIKSLYRRSGKSMCRVWVHGKFQKPE